Below is a genomic region from Actinomadura sp. NAK00032.
AGGAGGTATCAGCACGCGAACTGCCCCTGGTGATCCTCACCCCGCAGGTCCCGCACGGAGACAGATAGCCGGATCATGGAATGGGGCGGCGGTGGGTTCGGTTGGTTTGGCGCGGAGGGAAGGTGATTCGATGACGTCGTCGCCGACGAGTATGCGTGCCGTTCGTCTTTCTGCGCCCGGGCCTGTGGACAACCTGCGGGTGGTCACGGTGCCACTGCCGCCTCTGCGGGACGGGTGGGTGCGTGTGCGGGTCGAGGCGTTCGGGCTCAACCGCTCGGAACTGAAGCTTCGGCTTGGGCTGAGCGAGGGTGTCACCTTTCCTCGTGTGCCGGGCATAGAGGCCGCCGGGACGGTTGATGCGGCGCCGGACGGGAGTGGGCTGAGCGTCGGGCAGAAGGTCGTCGCGATGATGGGCGACATGGGGCGCACCTACGACGGCGGTTATGCCGAGTACACGTCCGTGCCGCTGGCCCAGGTCATCCCTGTGGACACTGACTTGCCCTGGGACGTGCTGGGCGCCCTTCCGGAGATGGTGCAGACCGCTTACGGCTCGCTCACCACGGGCCTGGACCTGCAGCCGGGGCAGACCGTGCTGGTCCGTGGGGGCACGTCGTCCGTGGGCTTGGCCGCTGCCGCGCTTGCAGGCTGGCGTGGTGCCACGGTTCTGTCCACCACCCGGCGGCCTGACCGCCTTGCCTTTCTGGCAGAGCGCGGTGTCGAGCATCCTCTGCTTGACACCGGTGAGGTCGCGGCGGCCGTTCGCGAACTCTTTCCGGACGGTGTGGACGCCGCGCTCGATCTCGTCGGGACGCCGACCCTGCCCGACACCCTGCGCGCGGTGCGCGTGCACGGCACGGCCTGCTTCGGTGGCAGCCTCTCCAACCAGTGGACGGTCCGGGACTTCTCCCCGAACGAGTACCTGCCGCGCGGCGTGCGCCTGGCGGGCTACTTCGGCGATGTCGGGGACCTGCCCCGCGAGGTCTTCCAGGAGATCCTCGACGCGGTGGCGGAGGGGCGGTTGAGCTTCCCCGTCGATCGCGTCTACGACGGCCTGGAGCAAGTGAGGCAGGCCCACGACGATATGGAGCACAACCGCGCCACAGGCAAGCTCGTCGTTCGCGTCCGGCATTAGAAGTCGTTGAGAGGGGGCGCGCGTGAGTCAGCTTCGGGATGTCGTGGAACTGGCTGGACGCGTGCTGGGCGGGGACGTCGTCGGTGCATACCTTCACGGTTCCTCGGTGCTCGGCGGGCTCAAGCCGGCCAGTGATGTGGACGTGCTGGTCGTCTCGCGGCGGTCGATGGACGGGCGGGAGCGGCGGGCGCTGCTGGACGGTCTGCTCCGCGTCTCCGGCATCGGGGACGGCGTCCGGCCCGTCGAGCTGGTCGTGGTCGTCCAGGCCGAGGTGCGGCCTTGGCGCTACCCGCCTGTTTGCGACTTCCTGTACGGCGAGTGGCTGCGAGATGAGTACTTGGCGGGGAAGGTTCCCCAGCCGGAGCCGATGCCTGATCTGGCCCTGCTGATCACGATGGTGCTGGCCGGGGATCGTCCACTGACCGGTCCCCGGCCGGGCCGGGTACTTGCGCCCGTCCCGCACGCCGACCTGGTCCGGGCGAGCGTCGCGGGCATCCCCGACCTGCTCGACGAGCTGGACGACGACACCCGCAACGTCCTGCTGACCCTGGCGCGCATCTGGGCGACGCTCGCCACCGGCGAGATCAAGCCGAAGGACGCCGCCGCCGACTGGGCCCTCGACCGGCTCCCGCCCGAACACCGTCCCGTCCTCGCGCACGCACGGCAGCTGTATCTCGGCAGCCACTACGCCGATGAGACCTGGACCGAGGCGCTGCGAGGACGGGTGCGTCCGCACGCGGAGTTCGTCCTCAAGGAGATCGACCGGTTGGTCACCTGAGCCGGGAGGCCAGGTTCGGTAGGAGGCGGAGGGCGTTGCCCCGCGTGATGGCCTGGTGGGCGCGGCGGCTCAGGGCCGGGTCGCGGTCGAAGTCCCTGGTGTTGAGGGTGACCTCGTGGGCGGAGTTGGCGGGCCAGTCGGTGCCGAACAGGACGCGGTCGGCGCCCGCCGCGTTGAGCAGGGTCGGGCTGGCGTACGGGGACGTCGGCAGCGCGGTGTCGTAGTGGAAGCGGCGGAGCGCGGGACGGATCTTCGCCGGGTCCGGCCCATTGTCCTCGCGGCCCCAGCGTTCGGCGCGGCCCGCCATGTAGGGCAGGAAGCCGCCGCCGTGGGACAGGATGATCGAGATGTCGGGGTGGCGGTCGAGGGTCCCGGCGGCGATGAGGCTGAGCGCGGTGCGGGTCGTGTCGAGCAGGAAGTCGCCGAGCCAGTCGCCGACCAGCGGCACCTCGACGATGCCCTTGGGCGCGACCGGGTGGGTGAACACGACCGCGCGGCGGCGGTCGAGTTCGGCGAACAGCGGCTCGAACATCGGGTCGCCGAGGTAGTGGCCGTCGGCGGAGGTGTTGAGCAGGACCCCGTCCGCGCCGAGGTCGTCCAGCGCGTGGGCGGCCTGCCGGACGGCGAGGTCCGGGTGGAGCATCGCGACGTTGGCGAAGAAGCCGAAGCGCGTGGGGTTGTCGTGCACCAGTCCGGCCAGCGACTCGTTGCACACCCGGACGCCCGCGACGGCGGTCGCGCGGTCCTGGAAGATCTCGGCCGGGACGGGTGCGGACGCGACGCCGGCGGCGATGCCGTTGGCGTTCATGGTCCGCAGCGTGCTCTCCAGCGTCCACTGGGCCCAGGCGGGGCCGCCCTCCGCAGGGATGATGCCCTGCTCGACCGCCCACTCCCGCATCTTCGGTGGGACGGCGTGGTGGTGGGTGTCGATCCTGCCGCGCGCCGGGCGGGGCGCGGCTGCGGCGGCCCCGCGGGCGGGCAGTGCGGCCGCCGCGGCGGCCAGGCCGGACGCCTGCAGGGCGCGGCGGCGGGTCATCTCGGGCATGCGCGTCTCCCTCGGTCATGCGCCGCCCACCACATTCTCGAATGAGAAAGTCTCAGCTGAGACGATATCAGACCGCCCTATCATGGGTCCATGCTCGACGACCTGCTCGAACGGATCCTGGCCGCGGACGACGACCCCGCCGCGCCGCACGTGGGGCTCGGCATGCTGCTGGCCGCCGCGCACAACCGGAGCCGCCACGAGATGAACGGCGAGCTGCGCCCGCTCGGCATCGACGTGCGCGGGCTGGCGATGCTGCTCGCCCTCGACATGTACGGGCCGTCCAGCCAGCGGCGCCTCATCGACCTCACCGGGATCGACAAGTCCACGATGGTGCGCGCCGTCGACGAGCTGGAGGCCGGCGGGCTCGTCCGGCGCGAGCGGGCCCCGCAGGACCGCCGGGCGTACTCGATCACGCTGACCGGCGCCGGCCGGCGCGCCCTGGCGAGCGCCCGCCGCGCCGGCGCCGATGTGGGCGAGCGCATCTTCGGCCGCCTCCGGCCGGACGAGCGCGACCAGCTCGTCTCACTGCTCCGCCGCCTGGCCGAGCCCACCGCCTGAACCGTCGTCCAGCGTGGTCCGCCCGATCGTCCACCCGGGCACACCGGCTGGCCGGTTACCGCGTACGTGCTGGAGCACACGATTACGTCGTGTTGTGCGAAGACGCTTGACCGTGACCGCTAGGGCCTTACGCTCGGCTCATGCTCGGTCACCTTGTGCGGGTCTCGTCCGTCGTGCTCGCCGGAGTCGTGGCGCTCACCGTGCCCGCCGTCCCCGCGCGGGCGGCGGCCCCCGGCGATCTGCGCACCGACCTCGACGCCATCCTCGCCGACCCCCGGCTCGACGGCGCCGACGTGGGCGTGGTGGTACGCGACGCCCGCAGCGGCGCGGTGCGGTACGCGCGCGGCGCCGGGAAGCCCGTGATGCCCGCCTCGAACCTGAAGCTCTACACCTCCAGCGCGGCGCTGTCGGTGCTCGGCACCGGGTACCGGTTCCGGACGAGCGTGCACGCCACCGCCGTGTCCGGTTCGTCCGTCAAGGGCGACCTGTACCTCAAGGGGACCGGTGACCCGACGACGCGGGCCGCCGACTACGACCGGCTGGCCCGCCAGGTCGCCGCGAAGGGCGTCCGGCGGGTGGAGGGCGATCTGGTCGCCGACGACACCTGGTTCGACGCCGTCCGGACGCCGTCCCACTGGGACCCGGCCGACCTGCAGTACTACTACGCCGCGCCGATCTCCGCGCTGACGGTCTCGCCGAACGACGACTTCGACGCCGGGTCGGTCAACGTGACGGTGCGGCCCGGCGCGGTGGGCAAGCCCGTCCGGGTCGGGCTCAGCCCCGCCACCGGCGCCGTCAAGATCGCCAACAGGGCCGTGACGGAACGGGCCGGCTCGCCGTCCACGCTGAAGATCAACCGGGCCGGCGGCAGCGACACCATCGTGGTGAGCGGCTCGTATCCGGCGGGGGCCGCTACCCTCACCGAGCTGCGGACGGTCAGGAAGCCCACCCTGTACGCGGCGGACGTCTTCCGGCGGGCGCTGCGGGCCCACGGCGTCCAGGTGAAGGGCAAGGTCGCGCGCGGCCGGACGCCCGCGCGCGCCGCCGTGCTCGCGTCCCGCGACTCCATGCCGCTGTCGCGGCTCATGGTCCCGTTCCTCAAGCTCAGCAACAATCCGATCGCCGAGATCCTGGTCAAGGCGATCGGGCGGAAGGCGGCGGGCAAGGGCGGCTGGGACGCCGGGCTGCCGGTGATCGAGCGGTACGCGCGCTCGCTCGGCGTGCCGTCCGACCGGCTGGAGATGGCCGACGGGTCGGGGCTGTCCCGGCGCGACCGCACCACCGCCGGGGACGTGAGCACCCTGCTCGAACGGGTGCGGACGGCGCCCTGGTTCGCGTCCTGGTACCGGGCGCTGCCCGTCGCCGGCGACCCCGACCGGATGGAGGGCGGCACCCTCACCTCGCGCATGCGCGGCACGCCCGCCGCCGGGAACGTGCACGCCAAGACCGGCACCCTGACCGGCGCCACGGCGCTGTCGGGCTACGTGACCGGCTCCGCCGGGCGCCCGCTGGTCTTCTCGGTGATCCTCAACGGCTACCGGGGCGGCGCGCCCAAGGACGTCGAGGACCGGATCGCCGTCCGCCTCGCCGGCGGTACCACCGCGCCCGCACGGCGGGGCTCCGGCACGGGCCAGCGGCTCGAATGCTCGTGGGCCGGAAGCTGCTGAGCGCCGCGCGTCAGCCCTTGCGGGCGTCGCGGATCATGTCGCGGACGCGGTCCACCACGGCGGCCATCGGGCCGACGAGCATGTTCTTGGCCGCCGACTCGGTGCCCGGATGCGGATGCGTCGGCGCGGGCGTGGGGCAGCACGTCCATGCGCAGTTGCAACTGCTGCTGCTGCTTGTCGAGCGACTTCTTGACTATCTCCCCCTCCTGAAGCGAGAGGGGATTCCTACGGCTCGCGCTGTAGGGGTTTCTGCTTCGTCGCCGGCTGCCCGCCCGGAGTTCTCCGTTGAGGTCTTACACCAGCTCCACAGACAGACGCCGTCAGCCCGACGGCCAGAATGTTCTTCGCCGCGTTGACGTCCCGGTCATGGGTCGTCCCGCAGTCGCACGTCCAGGTACGGACGTTCAGCGGCATCTTGTCCCGCAAGGTGCCGCAGGCCGAGCACATCTTGGACGAGGGGAACCAGCGGTCGATCGCGATCACTTCGCGGCCGTACCACCGGGCCTTGTACTCCAGCATGTTCCGCAACTCCCACCAGGCCGCATCGCTGATGGCTCTGGCCAGGCCGTGGTTCTTCACCATATTCCGAACGGCCAAGTCCTCGATCACGATCGTTTGGTTCTCACGAACGAGCCGAGTGGTGAGCTTGTGCAGGTGGTCACGCCGCCGATCGGCGATCCGGGCATGGACTGCGGCGACCCTCCGCCGGGCCTTGCGCCGGTTGGCGCCATCGCCCTCGGCCTTGCGGGCCAGGTCCCGCTGCGCTTTGGCCAGGCGTTCCCGGTCGCGACGCTCATGCCGGGGGTTGGCGACCTTCTCCCCGGTCGACAGGGTCACCAGGTGGTCGAGTCCGGCATCTACACCGACGGCCGCGCCCGCGGCCGGGAGCGGCCCGACCGACGGATCCTCGCAGAGCAGCGACACGAACCAGCGTCCGGCCGCGTCCTGGGACACCGTCACCGTGGACGGCGAGGCGCCCTCGGGCAGTGGCCGGGACCACACGATGGCCAGCGGCTCGGCCATCTTCGCCAGGGTCAGCCCGCCGTCGCGGAACCGGAACGCGCTGGTGGTGTACTCGGCCGACTTGCGCGACTTCTTACGGGACTTGAAACGCGGGTACCCGGCCCGCTTGGCGAAGAAATGGGTGAACGCGACCTGCAGGTGTCGCAGGGCCTGCTGGAGCGGGACGCAGGACACCTCGTTGAGGTAGGCCAGTTCCTCGGTCTTCTTCCAGGCTGTCAGCATCGCCGAGGTCTGGTTGTAGTTCACCCGTTCCTGCTGGGCCCAGGCTTGCGTGCGCGCGGCAAGGGCGAGGTTGTAGACCTTCCGCACACAGCCGAACGTGCGCGACAACTCGGCCGCCTGCGCATCGGTCGGGTAGAAGCGGTACTTGAACGCCCGCTTCACATGGACGGCCTTCACCGATCACACATTACTGCATCAGTTTGTGAAGATGGCCGGTTGGGTGGACGATGAACATGGGCCCGCTCTACATGGAGCCGATCGCCCGGCAGCTCTACCAGGAGATCGGCCTGGTGGAGGAGGAGCACGTCACGCACTACGAGTCGCTCGTCGACCCGGGCGAGACGTGGTGGGAGCGGCTCGTCAACCACGAGTACAACGAGTGCTACCTGTACTACTCCTTCATGCAGACCGAGACGGACCCGCGGATCAAGAACATCTGGGAGCTCCACCTGAACATGGAGCTGGAGCACCTGCGGATCGCGTGCGACCTGATGCGCCGCCACGACGGCCGCGACCCCGAGTCGGTGCTGGCGCCGTCGCTGCCCGAGCCGGTCACGTTCGAGCCGAACAAGCAGCTGATCCGCGAGCTGCTCGCCACCCAGATCGACTGGACGACGCTCGGCACCGGCTTCGTCCAGGAGGCGCACCAGCGGTTCGAGGCCTACCAGGACAAGATCAACGCCGAGCGGGGCGCGCAGGAGCGCGTCATCGACGAGCACCGCGACAAGTTCGGCGACGAGTACCGGCTGGAGACCGAGGGCCCGCACCCCGTCCAGCGGCTCCGCGACAAGCCCGCTCCGCGCCCCTGACCGCGCCCGGCCGGGCTCTGGTCGGCGCCCGCCCGCGCCTGATCGCCTCTGAACCGCCTCCGAAACCGCCCCTGAATCGGCCCTGACCGGCCCTGGCCGTGGGAACGCCGTACTGTGGCGCATGAGGGCCGGTAGACCGGGCACATGACGCAACGACCCGTGTTCCGGTCCGGGCCGTCGGCCGGGAGGGTCGCCGGTCTGGAGCAGGTTCATGATCGGAGAGGCACATGAGCACCGTTCCCGCGCCCACCACTCCGGAGCCGCCGCTGCACATCGGCCGCTGGCAGCTCCCCGGCGGGCGGATCGCGGCGGGCAACGTCCGCGGCATCGTCCGGGGCGCGCTGCAGTCGTGGGGGCTCGGCCCGGCCGCGGGGAGCCTCAGCGACCGGGTGGCGCCGCTCGTCCAGGACCTCGTCGCGCGGGCGGCGACCCGCTGCCGCGGCCCGCTCGTGCTGCGGCTGGAGCTGCACCAGCCCGCCCGGCTGCTGCTGGGCGAGATCCACGACCCGGCCGCCGCCGACCGGTCCGGGCGCGACGGGCCCGGGTCGCATCTCGCCGCGATCGCGATCACCTACGGCAGGCGGCTCGGCCACGGCGGCTCGGCCGCCTGGTACACGCACGCCTTCGTGTGGCCGACCCTGCCCGCCCCGGCCGGCGGCGCCTGACCGGGGTCCCCGGCCGGGCCCCGCCGGGGCCATGTTTCGCGGTGCGCTCCGGGGAAGGACGCGATCATGTCCGCATCGCGTGCCGCCCGCCGGGCCCTGCCGGTGGTGCTGCTGCTGGTCTGGCTGGTGATCGGCGGGACGCTCGGCCCGTACGCGGGCAAGCTCGGCGAGGTCGCCACCAACGAGCAGTCGTCGTTCCTGCCGCGCAGCGCCGAGGCGACGCGGGTGCTCGACGAGGAGGCCGCGTTCGAGAACGACCGGACCATCCCCGCCATCGTCGTGTGGACGACCGGTGACGGCGGGATCTCGCCCGAGCAGCGCGCGGCGGCGCAGCGGGCGCTCGGCTCGCTGCGCGGCATCCCGTTCGTCACCGGCACGCCGTCGCCGGTGGTGCCGTCGGAGGACGGGGCGGCGCTGACCGGTGTCGTCCA
It encodes:
- a CDS encoding zinc-binding dehydrogenase, translating into MTSSPTSMRAVRLSAPGPVDNLRVVTVPLPPLRDGWVRVRVEAFGLNRSELKLRLGLSEGVTFPRVPGIEAAGTVDAAPDGSGLSVGQKVVAMMGDMGRTYDGGYAEYTSVPLAQVIPVDTDLPWDVLGALPEMVQTAYGSLTTGLDLQPGQTVLVRGGTSSVGLAAAALAGWRGATVLSTTRRPDRLAFLAERGVEHPLLDTGEVAAAVRELFPDGVDAALDLVGTPTLPDTLRAVRVHGTACFGGSLSNQWTVRDFSPNEYLPRGVRLAGYFGDVGDLPREVFQEILDAVAEGRLSFPVDRVYDGLEQVRQAHDDMEHNRATGKLVVRVRH
- a CDS encoding aminoglycoside adenylyltransferase family protein: MSQLRDVVELAGRVLGGDVVGAYLHGSSVLGGLKPASDVDVLVVSRRSMDGRERRALLDGLLRVSGIGDGVRPVELVVVVQAEVRPWRYPPVCDFLYGEWLRDEYLAGKVPQPEPMPDLALLITMVLAGDRPLTGPRPGRVLAPVPHADLVRASVAGIPDLLDELDDDTRNVLLTLARIWATLATGEIKPKDAAADWALDRLPPEHRPVLAHARQLYLGSHYADETWTEALRGRVRPHAEFVLKEIDRLVT
- a CDS encoding amidohydrolase family protein, with the translated sequence MPEMTRRRALQASGLAAAAAALPARGAAAAAPRPARGRIDTHHHAVPPKMREWAVEQGIIPAEGGPAWAQWTLESTLRTMNANGIAAGVASAPVPAEIFQDRATAVAGVRVCNESLAGLVHDNPTRFGFFANVAMLHPDLAVRQAAHALDDLGADGVLLNTSADGHYLGDPMFEPLFAELDRRRAVVFTHPVAPKGIVEVPLVGDWLGDFLLDTTRTALSLIAAGTLDRHPDISIILSHGGGFLPYMAGRAERWGREDNGPDPAKIRPALRRFHYDTALPTSPYASPTLLNAAGADRVLFGTDWPANSAHEVTLNTRDFDRDPALSRRAHQAITRGNALRLLPNLASRLR
- a CDS encoding MarR family winged helix-turn-helix transcriptional regulator, producing MLDDLLERILAADDDPAAPHVGLGMLLAAAHNRSRHEMNGELRPLGIDVRGLAMLLALDMYGPSSQRRLIDLTGIDKSTMVRAVDELEAGGLVRRERAPQDRRAYSITLTGAGRRALASARRAGADVGERIFGRLRPDERDQLVSLLRRLAEPTA
- the dacB gene encoding D-alanyl-D-alanine carboxypeptidase/D-alanyl-D-alanine-endopeptidase — encoded protein: MLGHLVRVSSVVLAGVVALTVPAVPARAAAPGDLRTDLDAILADPRLDGADVGVVVRDARSGAVRYARGAGKPVMPASNLKLYTSSAALSVLGTGYRFRTSVHATAVSGSSVKGDLYLKGTGDPTTRAADYDRLARQVAAKGVRRVEGDLVADDTWFDAVRTPSHWDPADLQYYYAAPISALTVSPNDDFDAGSVNVTVRPGAVGKPVRVGLSPATGAVKIANRAVTERAGSPSTLKINRAGGSDTIVVSGSYPAGAATLTELRTVRKPTLYAADVFRRALRAHGVQVKGKVARGRTPARAAVLASRDSMPLSRLMVPFLKLSNNPIAEILVKAIGRKAAGKGGWDAGLPVIERYARSLGVPSDRLEMADGSGLSRRDRTTAGDVSTLLERVRTAPWFASWYRALPVAGDPDRMEGGTLTSRMRGTPAAGNVHAKTGTLTGATALSGYVTGSAGRPLVFSVILNGYRGGAPKDVEDRIAVRLAGGTTAPARRGSGTGQRLECSWAGSC
- a CDS encoding RNA-guided endonuclease TnpB family protein, whose amino-acid sequence is MKRAFKYRFYPTDAQAAELSRTFGCVRKVYNLALAARTQAWAQQERVNYNQTSAMLTAWKKTEELAYLNEVSCVPLQQALRHLQVAFTHFFAKRAGYPRFKSRKKSRKSAEYTTSAFRFRDGGLTLAKMAEPLAIVWSRPLPEGASPSTVTVSQDAAGRWFVSLLCEDPSVGPLPAAGAAVGVDAGLDHLVTLSTGEKVANPRHERRDRERLAKAQRDLARKAEGDGANRRKARRRVAAVHARIADRRRDHLHKLTTRLVRENQTIVIEDLAVRNMVKNHGLARAISDAAWWELRNMLEYKARWYGREVIAIDRWFPSSKMCSACGTLRDKMPLNVRTWTCDCGTTHDRDVNAAKNILAVGLTASVCGAGVRPQRRTPGGQPATKQKPLQREP